In Lacinutrix sp. Bg11-31, the DNA window TTTGGGTCGTGTTCTACCCAACCAGATTCTGGATAATGTTGTGAGAGTTCTTTTTGCGAAATACCTTGAATATTACCTTTTCTATCAAAAATGATAGTTCTGGTACTTGTTGTACCTTGATCGAAAGCAATTATATATTTTTTGTTCATTGGCTTCTTTTTCAAGAATTAAAACATAAAGAACCGAAATTATTTCGCAATACTATGCGTGCATAGGAAATTATTTTTAATTTTGAGGCATCCTTAATATATAAAACGGATTTAGTTTATCAAAAAAGAATTGTAATTTGTAACCGATTAAATTTTAATATTATGGCTAAAAAAGCAGACCAAACAGCATCCTTTATGGTTAGGTTTAACCAAATTATTTTTGAAGAAGATGGTGAATCTAAAGTACAATGGAGAGGGAAAGTATCGCATGTACAAGGTGGTGACGATAAAAGTTTTTCAGACTTTAAAGAAGCTGTAGCTTTTATTCAGTCCAAATTAGCCGATTTAACCTTGGAAGCTACAAAGCATGAAACACCAGAACAACAGGATTCTTTATTAAAAAAGAGTTTTTCTATATGGAAAACTATTTCTAAAGAAGGTCCAAAAGTGATTATGGAAACGATTAAAGATCCTAGAAAGCAAGTTGCAAACATACAGGATCAAATTAGTTATTTAGGTGAAGATTTAATGGATAAAGTCCACATAGATCAATGGAGAAATGCTTCTCGTTCCGATTTTAATACCATAGCAGATTCTATTAGCACTCTTGCAGATGAGATTAAAAAATTGAATGCAAAAGTAGATGCTATTAGTAAACCAGTAAAACCAACTAAAACAGCGAAAACGACACGAACAACTAAAAAGAAGTAAACCTTTTAAATGAATCCACTTACCGATAGGTTAAAAGAATTAAAACAGTTTCAAAAGGATGCAGTTATTCGCATTCAAACTTTGGGACAGTTTAATCTATGGTTGAATAATGAAAAAGTAGATTCAAAAAAATGGGGACGAGACAAAACCGTTCAATTACTTCAGTATTTAATTTCTAACAGACAACGTCATGCACTTCATAAAGAAAAAATCATGGATCATCTTTGGGAAGATGGAGGAGATCGTGATTTTAAAGTCGCACTACATGGTATTAATAAAGTACTAGAACCCGAAAGAGCTTCTAGAACAGAACCTAGTTTCGTCATTAGACAAGGCATTAGTTACCAGTTAGATTTGGAAAAGGTTTGGATAGATGTCGAAGCATTAGAACAATATGTTATTATAGGAAATGAGGCTTTTGGCGAAGATCAATCCATTTCTAAAGAAGCCTATAAAGCTGCTATTGCATTATATCAAGGTGTCTATTTGCCAAATCGTGTTTTTGAAGATTGGTCGTCTGAAGAACGAGAGAAAATTCAAATCCTAATTTTAGGTGCATATGTTATACTTGCCGAAATTCTACTAAACGAAAATCCTTTGGAAAGCATTCGTTTAGCACAATGTGCAATAGCGATTGATAATACTTGGGAAGATGCGTACAGACTTCAAATGCAAGCTTATATAAAAAAAGGAAACAGACCACAAGCCATAAAAGCCTACCAAAAATGTGCAGATGTGCTAGATAAAGAATATGGTATCGATCCGCTTCCAGCAACAAAAAATCTACTAAAGGAGATTGAAGCCATTTAGTAAAAAAAATATTCAAAAAAATAATATGCTGTAAACGTTAATGTTTACTAGTATTTCTTCTAATTTTTCAGATTAAAACAGTTTCATCCTTCAGTTTGCAACTCATTTGTAACTACTTGATTGTACGTTTGTACCATAAATATTAAACAACACATTAAAACTATATATTATGGCTAGTACTAAAACAAAAAAAGCAAAAGCGACCCTTATCAATACAACAACTAATACAGTACTAGGTTTAACTACTAAAGCAAACAATATAGCTTTAAAAACTACTGAAAAGGTATTAACAAAATCTATTGACTTAACCGAAAAAGGAATTGGGCTTTCCTCTAAAGTGGTTAAAAAAGGGCTAAAAGTTTCAGCTAAAAATCAAAATTTAGTATTCGATACATTAGAAACTGTAAAAGATAAAGCAGTAAAGTTTTTAGTTAAGTCTAAATAATTTTAGAAATAAAAAGGAACACATACTCAAGTGCAACTCATTTGTAACTCACTGATTGTATGTTTGTACCAGAATTAAAAATAACATTACAATAACAATATATATTATGGCAACTAAAACAAAAACAGTAGCAAAAAAAGCAACAAGTAAAGTAAAAAACGATACTAACGTTGTAAAGAAAATTAATAAAGAATTAGTTAATGCTTCTATAGCTACAATTAATACTGTTGTAGATAATGGTGAAAAATGGCAAAAATTAGCTTCTAAGTTAATTAAGAAGTCAGAAAAAGTAAGAGAACAACAAATTAATATGTTTTTTGATACTGCTGAAGCTGTAAAAGGCCAGTTTGTAACAGGAACAGATAAAATGAAAGACTTAGTTGGTTACGATGCAACTATGATTGAGAAAGCTAAAGACATGGCTTTAAACAATCCTGTAGCTAAAAAAGTTATGGATATTGTTGAAGATATTACTGAAAGCCCAATGGTTCAAAAAGCAGAAAAAGCTACTGACGGTATTAAGAAAATGGGAATGGCTAAGTTTAATGAACTTAAAGGAGATGTGTTAGAGCAAGCTTCAAAAATTATTGATAAAGGCGAAGCTATTATAGAAGATGCTAAAGCAACACCAAAAGCAAAAGTAACTAAGAAGGTAACTAAAAAAGTGGTTAAAGCTAAAAAAACTGTAGCTAAAAAAGCAACAGTAACTAAGGCAAAAGCAACTAAAGTTGTAGCAAAAGCAGCACCAAAGAAAACAGTAGCAAAAAAGGCAACAGCAACTAAAAAAGCTGTTACTAAAGTAGCAACAAAAACGGCTCCTAAAGCAAAAACTGCTGTAGCTAAAAAAGCAACAGCTGTTAAAAAAGAAACTGTAGCTAAAGCAACAGAGGTTAAAAATGAAGTAGCAGCTAAAGTTGCTGAAGTAAAAACTGAAGTAAAAAAATAATTCAATAACTTATAAAAAGTAATTTGATATGAGCACAAAAAAATCAATGTTAGATGCACCAAAAACGATGGTATTTAAAGCACTTAGCAAAACAAAAAAAGTTGCAAAATCTGCTAATGATTATGCACTAAATACA includes these proteins:
- a CDS encoding bacterial transcriptional activator domain-containing protein, giving the protein MNPLTDRLKELKQFQKDAVIRIQTLGQFNLWLNNEKVDSKKWGRDKTVQLLQYLISNRQRHALHKEKIMDHLWEDGGDRDFKVALHGINKVLEPERASRTEPSFVIRQGISYQLDLEKVWIDVEALEQYVIIGNEAFGEDQSISKEAYKAAIALYQGVYLPNRVFEDWSSEEREKIQILILGAYVILAEILLNENPLESIRLAQCAIAIDNTWEDAYRLQMQAYIKKGNRPQAIKAYQKCADVLDKEYGIDPLPATKNLLKEIEAI